The Chaetodon auriga isolate fChaAug3 chromosome 22, fChaAug3.hap1, whole genome shotgun sequence genome contains a region encoding:
- the cmah gene encoding cytidine monophosphate-N-acetylneuraminic acid hydroxylase, with product MTPQRALVWLSLNAEEVNSLKEGVNFKRHPEDGKSYIIYKSNDGLKACKNQCKHQGGLFTKDIEDLDGRIVKCTKHNWKLNVSTMKYVNPPDSFLQDELEVEILDDGGLQLVELSPIDPWLTDPREPLELQEGEVQVMYLTHACMELQLGQRRFMFDPWLKGPAFARGWWLLHEPPADSLDRLCAADLIYISHMHSDHLSYPTLKVLSERRPDVPIYVGDTVRPVFWYLDQSQVKLTNINVVPFGVWQNVDEHLRFMILMDGIHPEMDTCIIVEYKGHMILNTVDCTRPNQGRLPQNVDLMMSDFAGGASGFPMTFYGGKYSDSWKADFIKNERKKLLNYKAQLVKSLQPRIYCPFAGYFVEAHPSDRYIKETNVKNSAEDLNALINKLTPDTKTWTPKPGAVLDLGLALRDPTNSEAITNAPASAKIYKDSWDFDLYVDELNSAIRCEIFKHQSWIQFYYTWAGFQNYNLVVRVIETDDNFEPLTDGYDYLVDFLDLSFPTKRPDREHSYLEIKNRVGVMRYVVLHGRLWDDLYIGFQNRISRDPDTYHHKFWNHFQTELPVRGPDWEQFLQQQTSIKEPDEPQEEPNIWNYCVVL from the exons ATGACCCCTCAAAGAGCGCTGGTGTGGCTCTCACTGAATGCTGAAGAAGTCAACTCACTCAAAGAGGGAGTCAATTTCAAGAGACACCCAGAAGACGGTAAAAGTTACATCATATACAAGAGCAACGACGGCCTGAAAGCATGCAAGAACCAATGCAAACACCAAGGAGGGTTATTCACCAAAGACATCGAAGACCTGGATGGCAG GATCGTTAAATGCACCAAACACAACTGGAAGTTAAATGTGTCAACAATGAAATATGTGAATCCACCCGACAGCTTCTTGCAGGATGAGCTCG AGGTAGAGATTCTGGACGATGGGGGGCTTCAGTTGGTCGAGCTGAGCCCCATCGACCCCTGGCTGACTGACCCTCGAGAGCCTCTGGAGCTCCAGGAAGGAGAAGTCCAA GTGATGTACTTGACTCACGCCTGCATGGAGCTGCAGCTGGGGCAGAGGCGGTTCATGTTCGACCCGTGGCTGAAGGGTCCTGCCTTTGCCAGAGGCTGGTGGCTTCTCCACGAGCCTCCAGCAGACTCCCTGGACAGACTGTGTGCTGCAGATCTCATCTACATCAGCCACATGCACTCTGACCACCTCAG TTACCCCACACTGAAGGTCTTGTCAGAAAGGAGGCCCGATGTCCCCATTTATGTTGGTGACACAGTTAGACCTGTCTTTTG GTATCTGGATCAAAGTCAAGTCAAGCTGACCAACATCAATGTGGTTCCTTTCGGTGTCTGGCAAAAT GTTGATGAACACCTGAGATTCATGATCCTGATGGACGGGATACATCCTGAAATGGACACCTGCATCATTGTTGAATATAAAG GTCACATGATTCTGAACACTGTGGACTGCACCAGGCCAAACCAGGGCAGGCTGCCACAGAATGTGGACTTAATGATGAGCGACTTTGCCGGAGGGGCATCTGGATTCCCCATGACCTTCTATGGAGGGAAATACAGTG ATTCCTGGAAGGCAGACTTTATCAAGAATGAAAGGAAGAAGCTGCTGAATTACAAAGCTCAGCTGGTGAAGTCCCTGCAGCCCAGGATCTACTGCCCGTTCGCTGGCTATTTTGTGGAGGCTCATCCCTCAGACAG aTACATTAAGGAAACAAACGTTAAAAACAGTGCAGAGGACCTCAATGCGCTCATCAATAAGCTCACACCCGACACCAAGACATGGACGCCCAAGCCAGGCGCCGTGCTGGACCTTGGCCTCGCTCTGAGGGACCCCACTAACAG TGAGGCCATCACCAATGCCCCAGCCAGTGCAAAAATCTACAAGGACAGTTGGGATTTCGACTTGTATGTGGATGAACTGAACAGCGCCATCCGCTGTGAGATATTTAAACATCAAAGCTGGATCCAGTTTTATTACACCTGGGCAGGCTTTCAAAACTACAACCTTGTTGTACGG GTGATTGAGACGGACGACAACTTTGAACCCCTTACTGATGGCTACGACTACCTGGTGGACTTTCTGGATCTGTCCTTCCCCACCAAAAGGCCTGACAGAGAACACTCCTATTTGGAG ATTAAAAACAGGGTTGGGGTGATGAGATACGTGGTGCTGCACGGCCGTCTCTGGGATGACCTGTACATCGGCTTCCAGAACCGCATCAGCCGAGACCCGGACACCTACCACCACAA GTTCTGGAACCACTTCCAGACAGAGCTGCCGGTTCGCGGGCCGGACTGGGAGCagttcctgcagcagcagacttcCATCAAGGAGCCTGACGAGCCACAGGAGGAGCCAAACATATGGAACTACTGTGTAGTGTTATAA